GATGAAAATGACCGTGTGGAAGGATTACGGAGTGGCGCAGACGATTATATCGTCAAACCATTCAGTCCCAAAGAGCTGTTAGCCCGCATTGAGGCTCAAATTAGGAGAAACTATGGCTATAATGATGATGAAAGTAAAGAGGAATTGCAGTATAAGTCGATTAAAGTGAACCTCAATTCGAGAAAGGTATTTATCGACGGAGAGGCCGTGTCCCTGACGCGGAAGGAATTTGATCTGCTCGTCCATTTCATGAAGCACCCGGAACAGGTCTTCAACCGCGAACAGCTCCTCGATCATGTCTGGGGTGTCAATTATACAACCGGCGGACACAGAACCGTTGATACGCACATGAAGACCATGCGCTTTAAAATGGGCAGCGGGGGCGACTATTTCCGCACCGTTTATGGAGTCGGATACGTATTGGAAGACGGAGAAGGGCGATGAGAGCAAGTCTCAGGTTAAAGACCTGGTTTTTTATTGTGTTATTCACCCTGACATCGATGGTGAGTCTCGTTTTTTTGACAAACTACCTGTATGAATCCTTTTATCTTACTCACCAGACTGAACAGCTTGAGGGGCGCGGCAATAATCTCGCCCAAGTGTATTATCAAGCTGAAACGCCTGAACAGCTGGATTATTTTTATGATTTGGCGGAGTTTATGGCCCGCTGTGCTGTTGCTAATATACAGATCACTGACATGGGGGAGTTTAACAGTCGGATTCCGAGATCAGTCCCTTTACAGGAAGATGAATTTGCACTCACTGATTTCGAAAATGAGCAGCTCACGGCCGGAGAGACGATCCGGTTTACTAGAGAAGGGTATGAAAAGGATCATTTGATCATCATGTTGCCCCTCATGGAAGAAGGAGATGCCGGACCTCAAGGGATCATCACCATTTCCACTGCTGTGAATGCTGCATTCTCCCCTTTCGAATCGCTCAGAGGCATCCTGTTTTTGTCGATGGGGGTGGCGTTTGTCGTCATTGTCTTTGTTCTGCATAAGATGACGAATTATGTGATCGATCCGATCAGAAGGATGATCGCAGCATCGAAAAGCTGGGGAGAAGGCGATTTTTCGCAAAAGGTCGATGTGAAAACAACCGATGAGATCGGTCAGCTTGCCGATGCCTTTAACCAGATGACATATTCTCTTGATGAAGCGGATAAAAAGAAACAGGAGTTCCTCGGGAATGTGTCGCATGAACTGAGGACACCATTGAGTTATTTAAAAGGGTACTCGGAAGTGCTCCTCGAGAAACATCGCAAAGGTGAAGCGTTGGACGAGAAGCATATTGAAAAAATTCAGGCTGAGGGGAACCGTATGGAAAAGTTGATCCATGACCTCTTGGATTTAGCAAGGCTTGAAGGAGATACCTATCCGATGGATAAAATGCCGATGCCACTTGCCCAGCTTGTCGAAGATGTGTGTGAACGGATGAACCTTATCGCTGAAAAGGATGATGTGACTGTAAATTTGGAACTCGATTATGGTATTATCATAGAAGGTGATGAAAGCAGACTCGAACAGGTGATCAGTAACCTGATTGAAAATGCGATCCGCTATGGAAAGCAGGGAAAACAGATTGATGTCAGTCTTGAACAGGCTGATGGAAAAGCAGTTTTGAGAGTCAGAGATTACGGGGCAGGTATGCCTCCGGAAACACTGACCAGACTGACAGAGCGTTTCTACCGGGTAGACCGCACGAGGTCGAAACAGCTTGGAGGAACAGGTCTCGGTTTGACGATCGTCAATGAAATTGTCAAAAAACATGATGGCCAGCTTTCCTTTGAATCTGTCGAAGGAGAGGGAGCAACAGCAATTGTACAAATCCCCTGTTTTGACGATGAAATGAACTAGGAGGTGTGCAGAACCGGTGCAGAAACTGTTATTTTGGATTGGCACAGCAATTTTGGGCGGCTGGATTTTGGCTTTGCTCGTGAATTTCACGGTCTATCAGGAGGTCACAACGTATTACATGGTGATCCATCCGCTTGTTGACGGCATTCTGTTTATGGCCGTGATGTTTGGGATTTATATGCTGGTCTGGCGGACATTCTTAAGAAAACCTCAGACAGCAACGATTCAGCTTGCATCACTCGGTACTGTCTTTATGGTATTGGCCTTTGTCGTATAAACACACATAAAACCGGCTCACAAAACGTGAGCCGGTTTTTTTGACTTTTATATTCAGTTGCTTTATTATTTAGAACATTAACTGTTAACTTACTAAACTATTATTTTTGGAACGAGGTGAAGAAATGAAAGAATCCATCATTTCCAGTATTGAACAGCGTGTCTTTGATATCATGCTTGACTTTAATAACGAATTCGGATGTGAGATGGATCAAACGCTGACATCCAATCAGCAACTGCTTCTTTATCTCGTAACAGAAAAAGAAGTGAAACAAGTGAAACATTTGGCTGCAGCGATGAATATTTCCGCAAGTGCGGTCAGTCAAATGATCACGAAACTTGAAGCACAGGATATCATCATCCGTGAGATTGATCCTGATAACCGGAGAAATACAGTCTTAAAAACCGGTGAAAAAGGGAAACAGATGATGAAAGAAATGGAAATCAAGCGGACTGCGATTGTTGCTAAATATTTAAAACGGCTCAAGACAGATGATCTAGAGCAGCTCGATGCAATTATGAAACGTTTATACGCTATTATTCAACAGGAAAAGAGAGGGAATCAGTCATGAGAAATATAATCGGATTTTCCATCAGACGGCCGGTTTTTACGCTGGTCAGCATGACACTGTTTTTACTGCTTGGCTTCGTATCACTGACCAACATCCCGTTAAAGCTTATCCCGGATATTGATCCGCCCATTGCAGTTGTCGTAACCAGTTATGATCAGGCGGGTCCTCAGGAAGTTGTGGACCGGGTCACGACGCCAATGGAGAACAGTCTCTCTACCATTCAGGGGCTGAATAATATCAGTTCGACGTCTTCAGAAGGATCATCCCTTGTTCTGTTGGAGTTTTCCTGGACCACGTCGATTGAAGATGTCGAAAATGATATCGTGCAGCGTATGAATCAGACGCCGCTTCCGAGTGGGGCGGGTAATCCGCAGTTTCTGAAATTTGATCCGTCACAGATCCCGATTATTCAGTTGTCTCTGTCGAACCTGGGAGATGATAATGACAACTTCAGTGAACTCGTGAATGACCTTGAAAATGAACTTTTGAGAATCGACGGCATCGGCAATATTGATTTGCTCGGAGATGCAATTGAGGAAATTGATATCCGACTCGACCAGCAGTTGCTTGAAGACCACAACCTGACGCAGCAGGAAGTAGTGCAAACTCTGCAGAGCCATAATGTGACGGCGCCTGGTGGGGTTGTCTCAAATAATGGATCGGATATTTCCACCCGGATTCTTTTTGAACTAAATTCTCTTGAAGATGTGGAGAATATCGTACTCACAGTTGATCCAGAATCGGAAGATGAGATTACCTTAGCCGATGTCGGGGACGTCAGCATCAGTCCGGAGCCAATCGATACGATTACGAGGACAAACCAGGAAGATGCCATTCTGATGAATGTGCAACAGCAGTCTGACGCCAATACAGCCAACGTCGCCCGTGCATTCACAGAGCGTCTGGACGAACTTCTCGAAGAGGACAGATACAGCGATATCGAGCAGGCGATTCTCTTTAACCAGGGGGAGTATGTGGATGAGGCCATTGCCAGTGTCGCCCTTGCGCTCGTTGCCGGTGGACTGATTGCCATGATTGTTCTGTTCTTATTCTTAAGAAACTTCAAGACGCCGCTTCTGATCGGCATTGCCATACCATTCTCTGTTATTGTGACGTTCGTACTGCTTTACTTTACGAACTTCTCGCTGAACATCATGACCCTCGGCGGTTTGGCATTGGGTATTGGTATGCTGGTCGATAATGCGATCGTTGTCATTGAGAATATTTACAGGCATTTAAACATGAAAAAATCGCCGAAACAGGCGGCTCTTGACGGGGCCAGTGAAGTGGCAACGGCGATTACGGCATCGACGTTGACGACGGTTTCTGTTTTCCTCCCAGTTGTGTTTATCAGCGGAATTGTCGGAAACCTGTTCAGGGAATTTGCCCTGACGGTGGCTTTTAGTCTCCTTGCGTCCCTTCTTGTTGCATTGACAGTTGTACCGATGCTTGCAGGAAAATGGCTTAAGACACCGACAGAGGATATCGAACAGAAGCGAGAGAAATCACGATTTGTGCAGACCTTTGAACGTTCAGCAAGATGGTCGTTACGGCACCGTTTTATGGTCATCTTTTTAACGGTCCTTCTGCTTGTTGCGGGTGCTTTTGGCATCAGCACCGTCGGAGTTCAGTTCCTGCCGGCGACTGATGAGGGCTTTTTCCAGATCGAGATTGAGAATGAAGCCGGGACACCAATTGAGACGACGTTTGAGAATGTGGAAGAAATAGAAGAGATCTTGGATAATGAATCGGATGTACTTCACTATACATCCGTAACCGGTTCGAGTGGCCAGCAGGGTCCTGGTGGAGCTGCGAATGGTTCGGGCAATGAAGCGGTCATCTACGTTACGATGGTACCGCTTGATGAACGGACGATTTCAACGATGGATTTTTCTGATGACATCCGCCGTGATGTAGAACGTGCCGTACCGGATGGGGAAGTGTCCATTACGATGGATGCATCCTTTGGTTCTGATCCGAATACGTTCTCCTTTGACCTAAACGATTCCAATCCCGTTCAGCTTGAAGAAACGGCTCGGGATTTATATGAAGAATTCGAGGATATGAGTGAATTTACAGAAATCTCTTATTCTCTTGAGGAAACAATAATGGAGCTTCAGCTTCAGATCGATGAAGAGGCAGCCCGTGATGCGGGACTTACACCTGCACAGATCGCAAACACGGTCAATGATATTACAGCCGGGGTGACGGCGACGCAGGTCGTCACTGATGAGAACCAGGTCCTTGAAGTGCAGGTCCGCTTCGATGAGACCTATACAGATACGGTGGAAGCCCTCGAGAATCTAAGGCTTCGAAACGGCGAGGGGACGTTCATTGAATTGTCTGAGCTTGCGGAATTCGAAGAAGGGGAGTCGCCGGAAACCATCAACCGGATGAATCTCGAAGAATCCATTCAGTTCACGTTGACTTATTCAACAGGCAATACGCTGAATGAGATCAATGATCTGGTGACGGATACCGTGGACAGCTACGGTTTGCCGGATGAGACCTCAATCTCTTATACCGGAGATCAACAGCTCCTTGAAGATGCCATTTCGGATCTCACACTGGCATTGATACTCGCAGTTGTGTTTGTCTATCTTGTCATGGCAGCACAGTTTGAATCGCTCCGATACCCGTTTGTGATCATGTTTACCGTACCGCTTGTTGTCATTGGTGTTGCGATTGCTCTGACTGTAACAAGGACGCCAGTCAGCATTACGGCGATTATTGGGATTATCGTTCTTGTCGGAATCGTCGTGAACAATGCCATCGTCCTGGTTGATTATATCAATCAGCGAAAACTGGCCGGGATGAAGAGCATGGATGCGATCGTCAGAGGCGTGAAAGACAGAGCCAGACCGATCCTCATGACCGCATCAACGACGATTCTTGCGCTCTTCCCACTTGCTCTTGGTTTTGGTGAAGGAAGTGAGATTCAGCAACCGATGGCCATCACTGTCATTGGCGGCATGATCAGTGCGACATTCCTGACGCTGTTCCTGATCCCGGTGCTTTACAGTTTCCTGGATAAGGATACACGCTATCTGAACAGAAAATATATGACGCCGGACGGTCAACTTGTGCCCGCTTATCTCCTCGAGGAAGCCTATACGGCCGATCAGGGGAGTGAACGGAAACATTTTCCTCCAAGGTCCGAAGCGGTCCCGCAGACGAGACCTGAACCGGCCTCTGACTTCAGTGATTTTTACCGGCCAGCAAAAGAACGACCGGTAAAGGAAGACCGCCTTTCTGAGACCTGGTATGACGAAACGGATCAAAAAGATCCGTTCCCTCAACCAGAACCGGACTCTAATGAGCGCGGGTACGAAGAGGAACCGTTTATGTATGAAGATGGCATTGCCGATAAGCTTCCGCCGAGAAAGGCAAGACATTCGGACAGAGAAATCAGTAATGAAGATATTATGAAGCTTTTGCAAGAGTTGAAAGAACGGGATAACCGAAACGATCGTAACAAATAATAACAAGAGGATCCGCGCTGTGGATCCTCTTTCAATTGGAAATAATTCTTTTTTTGCATCTTGTTTAGTGATAGACTATGAACATGATGAAGAAGAAAAGGAGAACCTAATTTGATGAACAAAGGTAAATGGACGAACCGGATTACCGGACTGCTCCTTTTGCTCCTCGCACTGACTGTAACCGCGTGTGAGACGGAGTCCGGTGAGAACTGGTCTGCAAATGTGGATCAGGAGGAATATAATGAAGATGATCTTGAGACGCTGATTTCAACAAACGAAAAGCTTGTGGACAGGCTCGAGGAAAAAATGGATGAAAACAGGACATTACGTGCAGAATTCGAAGAGCTCGAAGCCGAAAATACGGAGCTGAAAGAGGATTTATTGACGTACAGGCAACAGACACTTGAGACGGAACAATATGTAAACAGACTTCTTGAAACGAGAATCGAAATTGACGATACTGTCAGGGCGTTTTTTATGGCAATGCATGAACGGAATCTCGCTGAGCTGGATCAGATGACAAGTGATCGGATTACGGTGGACGGTGAGCGCGAGCTATTGGTCGTAACAGGGCAAGGAGCGGAAGAGACGGATCGTTCCTTTCACTTCCTGCAGGTGGATACATTCATCTCAATGAGACAGATCAACATGGACTATGATCGGAACGACGACTATTTTCATGTGGTATACGGGCTTTACAACCTTGAAGAGGAAGCGTTTAATCGCACAGCTGCCGTTCAAATTGAATTCATCCTTGATGATGGGAACTGGATTGTGGATACGATAACTTATCAGTAAATCCGTCACGGAATTGCAACAAAATTGATGCATCTTTGCCAAATTCAGAGCGTCAGTGAGTGCTCACCCGTTATACAATAGAGAGAGAAGGCGGGTGATGGAGATGACATTAACAGCATCGGTAAAACCGAGCACAGAAGAGATCATCATGGAAACAGCCATCGAATTGATAGAACAAAAAGGATATAACGGTGTTTCCACCAAAGAAATCGCCCAGGCAGCAGGATTTTCCGAAATGACCTTATTCCGTCATTTTGGGACAAAGCAGGGTCTCCTGGATAAAGCGATTGTCTATAATAATTATCTTGTCGATATGAAAGAAGCGCTGTTTGATTCGGTGACATACAACCTCAGAGAAGATCTGAAACGGGTCAGTGCTCTGTATCATGAGTACAATGGACGCAATGCCAAGCTTGTGCTGATTGCCTTTCAGGAGCGCCATCAGCATCCACAGATTGGAGAGGCTGTTTCGCAGAACCCGAAACAGCTCAAACAGTATCTGATAGCTTATTTAAAGGAGATGCAGGACCGTGGGCTTGTTGATGCAGGCATTTGTCCGGAGACGCAGACGATGAATTTTCTCTGGATGAACCTGGGCTACTTTTTGAGCCATCACATCGGAGGCCGCGTTGTCGCTGAAGTGGATTTGGCGCATTTTATTGAACAGAGCGTTGACACATTCGTCCATGCGTTAACACCCTGTCAGCCTGGTGAAATCAAGCGAAATCTGTAATGAAAGAGCCCTGATCGGTGTGCATTGATCAGGGCTTTTTTCCGGTTGGATTTCTTTAGATGGTACATGCTTCATATGGACAGCAATCACACCGCAAATGTTCTTTTAAATAATCCAACTGATGTATCGTGATGTATTTCGTGTTGACGGATAGGATCCCGTCGTTAATGAGCCGCTTCAGAATTCGATTAATGCTTTCGCGGGTCGCACCCACATAGTTTGCCAGCTCCTGATTCGTTATTTTTTGATTGATGAGAACGCCGCTGTCGACTTTTTGACCATACTCATTACTGAGTCGAACGAGAATCGAGAATACCGCACCCTGCTTACCGCAGAATACCAGATCGCGGAACTGGGCCATCATCATTTGATTCTGGTTTCCGACCCATTTCATAAAACCGGTGGAAAAGGTTTTAGACTCGGCGAACAGTTTCTCAAGTTCCTGACGTTCAAAGCGGATCAGTTCAGTGTTTTCAATCGCTTCAGCAGTAAAATGATAGTTTAAGCCATTAAACAGGCTCAGCTCTCCAAGGAGGTCATACTGGTTCTTTTTTTGAAAGAAAAACAGTTTTCCTTCAGAGGATGTTTTGCACAGACGGACCTGACCTTCAAGAATGATGTAGATGTGGTCAGCGGTACCGCCTTCATGAAAGAGGACATCGGACTCAACGGCCTTTACGACCGTCCCTTTTTCGATGAGGTTAAAGAAAGCATCCTCGCCTATGACAGATGCAAAGGAACCTTTCCTTATGGCTTTTTTGTGACTCGTCATGATGATCCCCCTCCTTTAAATCCAAGCATATTACTGTCATAATAGCATAGGAGACCTTTTGATAACGAAAGAAATTCCGAACATTTATTCACAATTTGATGGACAGGATGTGAGCACAGTGAAAATGATCGTCAGTGGCTTTGAGGTTTTTGGAGGACTGAATAAAAACCCGACCCTTGATATCCTTAAAGATTTGAAGGAGAATCCCCCACCAGGAGTGGACCTGTATACAATTGCGTTGCCTGTTGAATATGATGCATGCTTTGAGCCTTTGGAGAGCCTGGTTGACGACTTCAGACCCGATTCTGTGATCGCTCTTGGTGTTGCAGCCGGTCGCAGTTCGGTTCAACCTGAACGGATCGGCATCAATATTGAAGACACAGGCGGCGAAGGTCGAATGGGCGATAACAGAGGCAATACACCCGTTGACAGGAAGATCCGGGGGGACGGGCCAGACGGCTATTTTTCCACATTGCCAAACCGAAAAATCATCAAGGCAATACGTGAACAGGGTATCCCGTCTGATTTATCCAATTCCGCCGGTACATTCATCTGTAATGCAGTCTTGTACCGATTAATGGATAAACTGATCAGAGAAGAAAGGGGCGTACCTGCCGGCTTTATTCATGTACCAGCGACGCCGGACATGGTTCCCTCTTCTTCCGGAATGCCTTCCATGCATCAGGCGGATTTGAACGAAGCCGTTCGCACTGCGATTCAGGTTATCAAGGAAGCTGAGGAAGGCTGATGAACAAGAGTAAACCGACCCTCTATCTGGTTTTGTTCCGGTGCGACCGCGAGGCCATGGTCAAAGTCGGCGCCCTCGGAGACGTGTCAATCAGTCCGGGGTATTATGTCTATGCAGGTTCTGCCAAGAGGAACCTGACTGCGCGACTGAAACGGCACCGCAAACTCCAAAAACCGTTTCGCTGGCATATTGACTATCTTCGTCCTCATCTTGTCTGGGTCCGTTCGTTTCAACTCACTGAACACGAGGGAGAGTGCGCGCTTGTCAGAGCCTTTTGTCTGGTGACCGGAGCCACTGCCGTGCAAAAAGGACTCGGATCATCCGACTGCCGCTGTGAGGCACATGTTTTGAAACTGCCACAAAAAGAACCGGCCGAATGGGATCCGGCCGGATTTTCAGAACGATGGAATGCCGCAGGTACAGCGGCATTTGGAAGTAATCATCATGATTGATCTTTTTCAAAATAAGCAAAGTCCGATAAGACTTCTTCCACCCGCTCCTGATCTTCAGGGGCGATTTTTGTTTTGATACGCTGCCCCTTGGTGGTTTCCATGATCAACTGCCGGCGGCCTGTCGTTTTCTTTCCCCAGCGAAATTCCTTCACCCGGCTCCATTTTGCATGAAAACCGGCGAATACGATGGCACCGCCATAGATTTCAAAAACCCGGTCGAGGGTGACAAGAATAAAGCTGCCGATGAACAGCTGGATGAGAAAAAGCAAGAAAGCCATCACAAAGTTGTTGAAGGTCTCAAGAACGAGAACGAGACCGATGGGCAGAGCGGCATAACCCGCGTAGACAGAAGCCTTATAGGTTTTGGACGCAACGGTGAGTTTTCTCGGATCTGTAAGGGAAAAGAAGGATTGATCTCCTGAGTTCTCCCGGTGTTTATGCGTAAACAAGTGATAAACAGCAACGGCACTGACGACCCCTGCGGTAAATAAAAATAACCATTCCATAACCAAACAGCCCTTTCAATGCAATCAGTTGAACGGGATTATTATATCACACCGGCAGAGATTGATGCGATGGTGAGTGCTGTTCAGAAGATAAAAATCCCCCACCTTTTGAGGTGAGGGGGAAGACGTATTACAGTTTTTCAGCAGTTTTGTCATAAGCCATTGCCGAGTCAAAATCTTTTTGGGTTAAGCCGCCTTCATCATGCGTACTGAGGGCGACCTTCACTTTATTATAATCAAGGGTAATATGAGGGTGATGCTGACGATCTTCTGCAACATCTGCAATCTGATTGACAAATTCTACAGCTTTCAGAAACGTGGAAAATGTGAATTCTTTGGTGATCCAGATATCCCCTGTAAGGGTCCAGCCATTTGAATCTTTAAGACTTGCCTGTACATCTTCTTTCGTCAAAAGCATGCGAACATTCCTCCTCATGTGATTAGGTATTGAAGTTCATCATAGCAGAAGAATCGATCCATTTAAAGGAATACGGAAAGGCGAGACATGATTAAGGGTAATTGAGGGGATTTTCAAATCCATCTCTGATACAATGGAAATATTATAACCGTTAAGGCTGGTGATTTGATGGAAGGATGTATTCATTGTCAGCGAAATGTCCTGATTGAAGACGGGGGAACCTTGATCATAGCGACAGATCAGCAGAAAAATGCACAAGCATATAGTGACATACTCAGCAAGTATCGCATTCAAAATCAAGTCAAAAACGCATATATTCATATCGAGTATGATTTAATCGTTCAAGTGCAAGCCGTTACGGCTCTCCTGGACGATCATATTGAAGAGAAGGATAAGGAGAGGATGCGGGGGAACATTGTCGTTGAAAAAGATCTCCCTGACTTTGTTCACTTCCCGCTCTATCCTTACAAAGAACTTGAATATCGAATCCGTTATCCTCAATATGTGAATATTATTCAAAATAAACGCTTCACCTCTCATATGCAACCGATTTTTTGCACGAAAGAGGGGAGTGTATACGGCTATGAATTTCTTCTTCGTCCGTCAGACGATGCTTATCCTTTCTTCCCTGGAGAGTTGTTTTCTTTTTCACAACGTTCCGGTATGCAATCGATGCTTGACAGCCATGCGAGGATCAATGCAATCAGGACCGGTTCGGAGCGACTGAAAGACGAAAAGATTTTCATCAATTTTCTTCCTTCCTCCATTTATGATCCTGCTCATTGTCTCAAAAGCACATTTGAAGCAGCGAACACGTACAATGTTAATCCGGAAAGACTTGTTTTTGAAGTGGTTGAGACGGAGAAGATCGTGGATGTCGCTCACCTGAAGAATATTTTTTATCATTATCAGAACGCCGGAGTCAAGGTGGCTCTTGATGATATCGGTACCGGGTATGCGACGATAGACATGTTGAAACAGCTTAATCCGGACTATGCGAAAATTGACCGGTCGCTGATTCAAGACTGTCATCAACATCCGGACAAGATCGCCCGGATTCAAGCTATCAGCGAAGTCGCCAAGGCGCAGGGAACGTTGCTTCTTGGAGAAGGAATTGAGACGAAAGAGGAGTACGAGACGGTAAAATCTCTCGTGGATTACACACAAGGATATTATTTTGCGAAGCCGCAGGCAGAACCTTTTGCAGGTTGATTTGCCTGATGACAGGTCTCAGGAGGGAGTGTTTCGGTGAGTCATAAACTGATTGTCTTTATGCATTCTTCGGCGGAAACATTTAATGGTGCGATTTTGCGTCAGGTTACCGGCATCTTTGATGAACAGCAGGTCAGCTATGATGTGCGGATGCTTCATGAACTGTCTTTTGATCCGGTGCTTTCCCTTGAGGATTATCAGAATTCTTTGGAAGGACACTATTCAGCATTTATGGAGCAAGAGCATGAGTACTGGAGAAAGGCTGATGAAATCATCGTGCTTTTCCCGCTGTGGTGGGGGTTCTTCCCAGCACTTGGAAAAGGTTATCTCGATCAGGTTTTAAGCTATGGCTTTGCTTATGAGCTTGAAGGCGAATCACCAATCGCAGCAGCTCTTAAAGATAAACAGATGTCAATCATACTGACATCCGGATCACCCTATGAGGAAATGAAGGCAAATGGTCTTCACGATCAGCTCATTGACACCATTGACCGTACGATTATTCAATTTTGCGGCATGACAATGAACCGGGTTGTCCACTTGGGTGATGTGATTCAGGCGAACGACCAGGAAAAACAAGCAATGTTTCGACAGGTGCGTGAAACGTTCTCCAAATGAAAAAGCAACCTGCTGTCTTCTTTTGACAGCAGGTTGCTTTTTTTGAATGATTGGCTTTTCAATGATGTATAGTCTGCCTGTGACTGCAGCTGTATATCGCGGGGCCATGCTGACCATAGTACACATAAAGGAATCCGTCATCCTCAGTAAGCGTGTTGGATGACTGATAATCATCCCAGGAAAAAGGAA
This genomic window from [Bacillus] selenitireducens MLS10 contains:
- a CDS encoding pyroglutamyl-peptidase I, with amino-acid sequence MIVSGFEVFGGLNKNPTLDILKDLKENPPPGVDLYTIALPVEYDACFEPLESLVDDFRPDSVIALGVAAGRSSVQPERIGINIEDTGGEGRMGDNRGNTPVDRKIRGDGPDGYFSTLPNRKIIKAIREQGIPSDLSNSAGTFICNAVLYRLMDKLIREERGVPAGFIHVPATPDMVPSSSGMPSMHQADLNEAVRTAIQVIKEAEEG
- a CDS encoding TetR/AcrR family transcriptional regulator, whose protein sequence is MEMTLTASVKPSTEEIIMETAIELIEQKGYNGVSTKEIAQAAGFSEMTLFRHFGTKQGLLDKAIVYNNYLVDMKEALFDSVTYNLREDLKRVSALYHEYNGRNAKLVLIAFQERHQHPQIGEAVSQNPKQLKQYLIAYLKEMQDRGLVDAGICPETQTMNFLWMNLGYFLSHHIGGRVVAEVDLAHFIEQSVDTFVHALTPCQPGEIKRNL
- a CDS encoding Crp/Fnr family transcriptional regulator; this encodes MTSHKKAIRKGSFASVIGEDAFFNLIEKGTVVKAVESDVLFHEGGTADHIYIILEGQVRLCKTSSEGKLFFFQKKNQYDLLGELSLFNGLNYHFTAEAIENTELIRFERQELEKLFAESKTFSTGFMKWVGNQNQMMMAQFRDLVFCGKQGAVFSILVRLSNEYGQKVDSGVLINQKITNQELANYVGATRESINRILKRLINDGILSVNTKYITIHQLDYLKEHLRCDCCPYEACTI
- a CDS encoding response regulator transcription factor, with protein sequence MENNQYTILIADDEQDMVDFLSDYIEDEGYKAVQAANGQEMLDIVNQRKVDLVLLDVMMPEMDGMEALRELRTSRRIPVIMVTAKSDENDRVEGLRSGADDYIVKPFSPKELLARIEAQIRRNYGYNDDESKEELQYKSIKVNLNSRKVFIDGEAVSLTRKEFDLLVHFMKHPEQVFNREQLLDHVWGVNYTTGGHRTVDTHMKTMRFKMGSGGDYFRTVYGVGYVLEDGEGR
- a CDS encoding sensor histidine kinase, which translates into the protein MRASLRLKTWFFIVLFTLTSMVSLVFLTNYLYESFYLTHQTEQLEGRGNNLAQVYYQAETPEQLDYFYDLAEFMARCAVANIQITDMGEFNSRIPRSVPLQEDEFALTDFENEQLTAGETIRFTREGYEKDHLIIMLPLMEEGDAGPQGIITISTAVNAAFSPFESLRGILFLSMGVAFVVIVFVLHKMTNYVIDPIRRMIAASKSWGEGDFSQKVDVKTTDEIGQLADAFNQMTYSLDEADKKKQEFLGNVSHELRTPLSYLKGYSEVLLEKHRKGEALDEKHIEKIQAEGNRMEKLIHDLLDLARLEGDTYPMDKMPMPLAQLVEDVCERMNLIAEKDDVTVNLELDYGIIIEGDESRLEQVISNLIENAIRYGKQGKQIDVSLEQADGKAVLRVRDYGAGMPPETLTRLTERFYRVDRTRSKQLGGTGLGLTIVNEIVKKHDGQLSFESVEGEGATAIVQIPCFDDEMN
- a CDS encoding GIY-YIG nuclease family protein gives rise to the protein MNKSKPTLYLVLFRCDREAMVKVGALGDVSISPGYYVYAGSAKRNLTARLKRHRKLQKPFRWHIDYLRPHLVWVRSFQLTEHEGECALVRAFCLVTGATAVQKGLGSSDCRCEAHVLKLPQKEPAEWDPAGFSERWNAAGTAAFGSNHHD
- a CDS encoding MarR family winged helix-turn-helix transcriptional regulator, with the translated sequence MKESIISSIEQRVFDIMLDFNNEFGCEMDQTLTSNQQLLLYLVTEKEVKQVKHLAAAMNISASAVSQMITKLEAQDIIIREIDPDNRRNTVLKTGEKGKQMMKEMEIKRTAIVAKYLKRLKTDDLEQLDAIMKRLYAIIQQEKRGNQS
- a CDS encoding efflux RND transporter permease subunit, which translates into the protein MRNIIGFSIRRPVFTLVSMTLFLLLGFVSLTNIPLKLIPDIDPPIAVVVTSYDQAGPQEVVDRVTTPMENSLSTIQGLNNISSTSSEGSSLVLLEFSWTTSIEDVENDIVQRMNQTPLPSGAGNPQFLKFDPSQIPIIQLSLSNLGDDNDNFSELVNDLENELLRIDGIGNIDLLGDAIEEIDIRLDQQLLEDHNLTQQEVVQTLQSHNVTAPGGVVSNNGSDISTRILFELNSLEDVENIVLTVDPESEDEITLADVGDVSISPEPIDTITRTNQEDAILMNVQQQSDANTANVARAFTERLDELLEEDRYSDIEQAILFNQGEYVDEAIASVALALVAGGLIAMIVLFLFLRNFKTPLLIGIAIPFSVIVTFVLLYFTNFSLNIMTLGGLALGIGMLVDNAIVVIENIYRHLNMKKSPKQAALDGASEVATAITASTLTTVSVFLPVVFISGIVGNLFREFALTVAFSLLASLLVALTVVPMLAGKWLKTPTEDIEQKREKSRFVQTFERSARWSLRHRFMVIFLTVLLLVAGAFGISTVGVQFLPATDEGFFQIEIENEAGTPIETTFENVEEIEEILDNESDVLHYTSVTGSSGQQGPGGAANGSGNEAVIYVTMVPLDERTISTMDFSDDIRRDVERAVPDGEVSITMDASFGSDPNTFSFDLNDSNPVQLEETARDLYEEFEDMSEFTEISYSLEETIMELQLQIDEEAARDAGLTPAQIANTVNDITAGVTATQVVTDENQVLEVQVRFDETYTDTVEALENLRLRNGEGTFIELSELAEFEEGESPETINRMNLEESIQFTLTYSTGNTLNEINDLVTDTVDSYGLPDETSISYTGDQQLLEDAISDLTLALILAVVFVYLVMAAQFESLRYPFVIMFTVPLVVIGVAIALTVTRTPVSITAIIGIIVLVGIVVNNAIVLVDYINQRKLAGMKSMDAIVRGVKDRARPILMTASTTILALFPLALGFGEGSEIQQPMAITVIGGMISATFLTLFLIPVLYSFLDKDTRYLNRKYMTPDGQLVPAYLLEEAYTADQGSERKHFPPRSEAVPQTRPEPASDFSDFYRPAKERPVKEDRLSETWYDETDQKDPFPQPEPDSNERGYEEEPFMYEDGIADKLPPRKARHSDREISNEDIMKLLQELKERDNRNDRNK